The DNA region TATGTATAgcctttttaaaaagtgtttataaagtggtttacagaaaaaaatacagaagataatttactatttatttacaattttttatagtgtaggagtgttatttaacatttgtttgcaTTGCTACTAAGccaattttcaacattttaataaagTGTGTGTTCTCTTCAGTCATACCAACGGTGGCATTTTCAGCTGCACTAGGGAGCGGTGGTTTCTTTGGACCATTTAACACAAATGTAACACTGGTTTACAAGAATGTCTTGATGAATGTTGGTGATGCCTACAACAAGACCACAGGTATTGTTAATTCACACGTTTTATattgctgaaaaaagtatcaacaCACATTCGTAACtaatgtgtacaactgttaacTGGAGAACCGTCTCACTCTTTAACAGGGATTTTCACAGCACCGGTACTGGGAGTATACTATTTCAGCTTCTTCTACCATTGTCAAGCTGATCAGCCGACACTGTTGGCCTTGTTTAGAAATGGAAAGCAAGtagcaacaacaaaacatcacaAGAGTAGCTGTTACACAGAGAATGGAAGCAATGGTGTAACGCTGCAGTTAGACAAAGGGGAGCAGGTCTATATTGTGCTCGGGAAGAACTCAAGGATCTGGGATGAGAGCAGTGTCACCACTGTGTTTACTGGGTTTCTAATCAATGCCATGTAAATAAAGTACACATAACAAACATAACAGCTATGCAATTAGTTTACAGATTAAGGTGAAATATCAGGTTACTTAATTCAGTCTTTGTTTGTTGAAAATACAACATTGCATTCTGCGAAGGGAtcgttttgtgtgaactatATTGTGTATTTGTAATAAGAATAATCACTCTAGATGAATGAACCTGGATGATACATCTAGATTATTAGTCTAAATATATTCACAGTATATTCAAATGATAAACCACTGTAAAATCATCTGTTGTTAATTTTTgctgaaaatatttaataaaaaggtTTCAGGACATTGGTTGAACATCTGctgtgttttctctttttgcATTAAACTTACTGAAATGAGAAAGGTTTTAGGCAAAAATGCTGTCAAACATacgattttctttatcaattaatttctatcaattaacttactaaattaaatcaacatttggtgtgactatcctttgcgtttaaatcAGCTTTTGACCTATAGGTGTActtgcatagtttttcaggtatgGGCaggtgtggagcactggctgttgtctgactccttgtgcaaacaaaaatctcactggattattacaattaatagcaaaatgaatgtttggaaatataAGCTAATATTTCCtactaaaaaatacatataacacaaaaaaatataaataactaaatataaatgacTTATTCAAGATCGATCCAGAAACAGCTGACGGAGTCCTGAAACCTCTTTTTAGAGCAGTTTGGACTGGAATTTGTGTATCAGATGATTGGACAGCGCCAACTACTGGCTCATCCGTTCATACATGAAGTACACAAAGCAGCAATTGTCCAACTTCAGTCTTAATTTTATACCGAAAACAATGATACCAATTATGTCATATGTtgttgccattttcattttcattgaaaatgaaattttaattttaattttcagattaTAAGTGTCATCGTCACCTAAATTTGACCACAACTGACATCAACTCACAGTGCAACCAACTGGTTAATGTGATAAGCACTTAAATCACGTGATGGTGAAATTAAGCTTTGCCAAGCATGGAGGCTTCCCCTTCGACTGTATTGTACAATGGTTTATTACTCAAATCTTTTCAATATGTTGCACACTAGATGTCAAGGGTGGAAAAAGGTGTCTTTGCATCCCAGACACCCCAGCTGTTTTTGGACTGtttcatataataaattaatttgtggTACAGAAACCATataaaaaatccaaataaatgAAGATACAACCTGCCATGCACAACCATGCACAAaacacatgtatttatttgtattatgatttattttttatcaaagaaGTTGACCCGTTTTAATAATCATCACTTTATATTACATTCATCTCACTGCAACAAACATCATATGGTTTAGTGTCTTTCATTACAGTGATAAATAACAGAGCGTTGAGTTCACCATAAGGTGGCACTGTGGTGTCAAAACTATGAGCAAAcctatatttacaacactgagTGAATGAAAAAAATTTTTCATAGGTACACGTGTGTGCCTTATTTAGCCCTAAGGTGTGCATATTATTACCTGaaatgtacatattagtacctaaaaaacaaaaaacaaaaaaaacaaaaaacagcccTGACGACTGATGAAAACGACGTCTCATTAGCGTTGggttctgtgtgtgtttatggtGTCTGAACATCTCTGAGATTTTCTCTGAAATCTGAAATCACTCTCAAACtcaacaaacagacagacatcaCATACCAAGATATGTGGACTCCACTCGTGAGGAAGGCTGCACAGATGAACAAGAAGAAAGGTAAATACAGCACTACAAAGGTAAAAATGGCAACAGTGAAAACCAACAGTGTGTTTTTGCTGACAGGAGCAGAAGAGGCCTTACGAATGATTGTAAATGATACAGTCAATAAACACAGAGATGCCAAACTTGTGGCGatattgaataataaaatttacaaatggatccataaaaaaatgaatgcaccCAGCCAGCAATGACATGTGGGGCCCAGATGGGTTAACTACGGGGGGAACTTCCATGGGAACTGTGTGGGCATGGGCTTTGGCTGGGTGAAATCAGCGGGTCCCATGTAGGTTTTGTAGTATGAGTTCCACATAGGAAGCCCATATGAGCTGATTACATGGGCCCCATAAGGGACAGGCatgggccaagtgggcatgggtttgatcTGGGAACACATATATGGGTCCTGCATGGCATATTTATGCGCTAAGTTTGGTTTGAACTGGGAACACAAGTGTAGGGACCTCGATCTGCAGGTCCTGGTGGGGTGGTGGTGGGGGGCTTGTCCTGGGGGTAAGGTTGGCTCCTTAGCTACCTTGTGGGTGGAGGCCACCGCCTCTAGGTGGCTTGGTCTCAGGGTGGTGGCGGCGTGTGGTAATTGCGGGGCTCTCTGGGGGGCTATGGTGGTGCGGGGTCCTGTCGGGATGATGGGGACCTTTGGTACTTGTCTGGCCGGTGCTGGCGGGTAGTCGCAGGTTCAACGAATGAATGAGCTGGGTAAAGTGAGTCGGCGAATAAGTGGTGGTTTAGCGAGTTGAGTTGAGCAAGTCAGTGTGCGGGGTGGTGTGGGGAGTGTGTTTGGTGGGGTGAGTCAAGGATACTGTAGGAGAGTGTGTTGGGTCGAGGGAGGGAGGGGGAGCTGAGCTCACGGAATGAGTTGAGAATTTGGTGGAGGGAGTGAATGAGCGAGTGAATCAAGTGCACAGAATGTCTGTGAGTGAGTGAAAGTGAGAGGATAGATGAATGGGTTAGATTGAGGAGAATGAGTAAGAGAGCGAGCGTGTGTGAGGGAATGGACGAGTGGGTCGGATGGAGGTGAATGAGTGAGTAGGTGTCCAAGGGTTTTTGAGCGGGTGAGTGACTGAGAAAAGTGGGTTGGATGAATATGGGTGAGTGGATGAGCAGGTGAGTGGGTGGGTTGCgtggagggagggagggtgggGGGTGGCCGGGTGGGTTGGTGGGGGATGGGGGGTCGGGGGGTGCTGCCGGGGCCTCCGGGTGTGTGGCTAGGGCACGGGGGCGGGTTCCGGCACATCCCGGGGGGGCGTCTGGGGCGGCCTGGTCCTCCTGGGCGTTGGCTGGGCCTCGTGTCCGGTGGGGGTGGGGGGGCTGCTCTTGGGCCCATAAGGCCCTGGGCTCCATGCCCTGCCTGTCCCAGGCGGCTGGCTGCGTGGCGGGGTCGGCGGTTGCCATTCTCAGCCCGATGGGGCCTGCCCTCCGCAGCTGTGGGGGGCTCTGGCGGGGGGCTTTGTCTGCCACCGTCTGGGTGGAAGCATGTCCATCTCTGAGGTGTGGTGGTAGGGGACATGTGCCCTGGGGTTGCTGCTGCTGGCCGGGGTACTGGGTTTCCTGGCCTTCCTCTGCCTTCCTTCCCAGCCTTCCTCTGCCTTCCTTCCCAGCCTTCCTCTGCCTTCCTTCCCAGCCAGCAATGACATGTGGGGCCCATATGGGTCTGACATGAATTACCCAGTTAAGACCCTTTACAGGTCCCCCTAAAAGCCCATCTGGGCAATCACAGCTGGCCCCCATGTGGATCCCGGGTGCAAGCCCACTTTAAACCCCTTCAGACTGGTGGGGCCCAAATGGGTCTGACACGAATTGCCTGGTTAAGACCCACATAAGACCCTTACAGATCCCACTTAAAACCTGCCTGGGCATCCACGGCTGGCCCCCATGTGGATCCCGGGTGCAAGCCCACTTTAAACCCCTTCAGACTGGTGGGGCCCAAATGGGTCTGACACGAATTGCCCGGTTAAGACCCACATAAGACCCTTACAGATCCCACTTAAAACCCGCCTGGGCATCCACGGCTGGCCCCCATGTGGATCCCGGGTGCAAGCCCACTTTAATCCCCTTCAGACTGGTGGGCCCCAAATGGGTCTGACATGTATTGCCCGGTTAAGACCCACATAAGACTCTTACAGATCCCATTTAAAGCCCATCTGGGTAGCCATGTTGCAGAGCCCACTTTGGACCCATTTGGGCAGGTGGGGCCCAAATCGGTCTGACGTGAATTGCCCAATTAAGACCCATGCAGTACCCTTACAGGTCCCACTTTTAGTACATCTGGGCTTCCACGGCTGGCCCCAATGTGGATCCCGGGTGCAAGCCCATAATGGGGCCCACATTTGCCGCCCATGAGACCCTCATCTGGGCCCCACATGTCATTGCTGGCTGGGCACTCTGTACAGAAAAGAGAAGCACAAGGATGAAGATTATGAAATAACTGGGGTGTGAGAAAATACGAGCAGAACACACTGTATATTTTAGTGTCAAAACCCCTTCTATCGCCACCAGCTGATGCAGATGAAAACCACACCAATGTAACCCTGACCAAAACTGGAAAAGCTCAGGAGTCCAGTTTAATTTTGTCAGTAGTTGTGTCACCATATATATATTGAGAAGCAGTTGTATCAGGTcactgaggaggaggaggagcatGAAGGATGATATTTGCTCTCTGATCTTTATGTGAAGGCACAGAAGACGAAAAGCCCAAACCAGAGCTGGCAGACCCACACAAACACTAGTGATGAGGAAGATACACAGTCTTATATAAGAACCTGAAGAACGatatgaatgaaaatgtgttcCATATAGATCATAGAAAATGTCAGTAGATATGATAGAAATGTCAGGATCACTGTAGTTATTTGTATCCTCCATGGTCACACTGAGAtgctaaaatagaaaaacaaaaaaagagttaAGGTGCACTGATCACATTAGCTAAAAACAGGTCCATTGCCAATGGTCAGTATTGGGTAGGGTTGAATACTAGCCCTATTGATGTTTTCCACCTTTTTGTGTAGCTGtgataaaatgtaagaaatgtaatttatacatgTGATAAAAtgtatggtttaaaaaaaaaatgctattgttttgttgctgtgagtatacacaaataaaaacagaccctttacattttcaaatgtcttAATTACTCTTTTCTGTATGagaaaaattatgtattttaagtcgtTTTGACAATAATAAGAACACATCACGAgcacacaaaatataatttatagcaTTTCTGATAGACATCGCAGCCTGTTCATCATCAGTGTAAAATGtggtcaaaaaaacaaatatacatcAAAAAAGTTACTGCTCAGTTTAAATGGTCAGTTGTTCAATCTGTGCCGTTCAGCGTGACCACCGCCCACATGTGGGGGGTGAACATGAGTGAAGTACGTTTTCATAATAAACAGCCTAATAGTTTAGCCACCAAATGTTACATTGCAAAAATAGtgatttaaacatttgtatttgtgctgAATGAGACATGTTTCAGCTTCAGttttacttaattaatttggcttgatatttattatgttgtttacaataaatgacataatataatttgtgttttattttatgcataattttgtgctataggtttttttttgttttgttttgttttcttattcTGTTCTGAATACAAGTAAAATTTAAAGGATCAGCGACTAGTCGACATCAGGCTTAAAGCATCACGGCAGAGCACTGAATTTGACTAGTCAACTAATATGCATCCCCTATTGTACACTACCTATCAAGCCAGCCCCtgaatattaatttcattagaaaacattttaatagatcttattaatttaaatgtattaagaaTATAGACAAACATTATATTACTGTAAGTGTCTATAGATTGGCAATATGATTAATCTCTCCTGTTAATaattccattttttaatttgtattaaacataatattgtATTATCACATAAATCAATTTGCAACTTCTATTACAAGCTTCTATTACCTCTAAATACAGGCAAAGcatgctgaagtgttttttccttttcacaACAGTCATTTACAGAGTTTATAGATTGTTTTAATAGTTGGTAAGTtggcaaaatatatataaaatgaaaaaaagaaaaaagaaagaaagaaagaaagaaagaaagaaattggtTCAGAGAATGtggtttagtgttttagcaaatgtgaaaaactgtaacagtGCATTTGGTTCCTATTTTTACACTGAATTTCATTATATGAAACATCTCAATCAAGATGTCTCAGTCAGTCAATCAATGCAAACAATTAAACTAGAATTTCATTAGATTCATGAAGTCTTACCTGAATGGTGCTGACACCTCTCTTGAGATTCagtgtatagtttttttttttgtttgttttttctttttttttctctctcactctctggAGGATGTGTTTAAAGagaattcatttatttcagatttagtgTCAGTACTGACAAAGCTGTTTCTTGTACTAATGGTAATGAACAGTTGCAAAGCAAGCTGTAAATTATGTACAGCTTCCTTTAAATTTTACTCGTATTCAGAacagaacaagaaaaaaaaacaataaaactataacacaaaattatgtttgtATGATGATGAACAGGCTGCAATGTCTATCAGAAATGCTGATAGAaatgcaaaattatattttgtgcgCTCATGAGGTGTTCTTGATATTGTCAAAACAACTTAGAATACATCATTTAAGAGTAATTaagacatttgaaaatgtaaagggtctgtttttatttgtgtatactcacaacaacaacaaaacaatggcaTTTTCCTGTTCTTGTAAAAGGTCTATTACTAAAAAACCACAGTCAGAGCTGTGAGACGAGAACTACAACCACACTGAGCACAAACCACCAAATAAAACTGACAGCCACTGGGAAACTTACAACCAGAAATTAATTCTTACTCTCGAACAAGTTGTTAAAAACTGAAGCTTGGCCAAGAGCATTGCACATAACAGTTTCtccaaaacaatccaaaacaagTAAACTTGTTTTAACAATGCGTTCTTAAAAGAGGAATCGCTTTCACTCCATCTgtagagtttttttctttttacaaataAACTGAGATACATTTGAGATTGTAACTTTTGTAGGTTTCCTTAACCCATATTCTGTTTTCAATCATCATCTTCCATAAATCGTAATTTTTCAAGAACATTATCATCGCCTCATTCATTCTTGATGCGGAGTTTATGTTTTCATGACCAATTAGTTCTGCAACTGCTAGGAGCACATCTTCGACTGTTGCACCTCAAACTCTATATACCTCAAACTAcataataaatcagaaaaagCACCTACACCTTTACTAAAAAGTGCCAAAGGTGGGGGTGAGGGTGGGGTgatttaaaaccaaaaaagaaGCTCTGAAAAAGCCT from Labeo rohita strain BAU-BD-2019 unplaced genomic scaffold, IGBB_LRoh.1.0 scaffold_922, whole genome shotgun sequence includes:
- the LOC127162387 gene encoding complement C1q tumor necrosis factor-related protein 3-like, coding for MTSQEACPFKNLFKDLLKDLGVSEEKLQATETRLNALENKMQEVLSRLANSEAQIEKIKMENSVIPTVAFSAALGSGGFFGPFNTNVTLVYKNVLMNVGDAYNKTTGIFTAPVLGVYYFSFFYHCQADQPTLLALFRNGKQVATTKHHKSSCYTENGSNGVTLQLDKGEQVYIVLGKNSRIWDESSVTTVFTGFLINAM